The following proteins come from a genomic window of Microbacterium sp. SY138:
- a CDS encoding carbohydrate ABC transporter permease: MRRSRDVGESIIRPHLSIPGRVLLLLLALFGLLPVYWLTATAFTKKEDVFSLDRPFFPVDPTFENFVGFFQNDLLLKNLMNSIIVSTGTALLAVLVGGLMAYSLSKFRYRGRNAVMFMFLIGQLIPGALLLISLYLMLSSAGLLYTYTALIISFTTFTLPLAVFLLKGIIDALPDDIIEAAKVDGLSRTGTMFRIVFPLVVPGLITAGMFAFMRGWSDLLFALTLAGPDKQTLPAGLTQAFIREGTADWPALMAASLITSLPLVIIFILLQRYFVSGLAAGAVKG, encoded by the coding sequence ATGCGCCGTAGTCGCGATGTGGGGGAGTCGATCATCCGCCCCCACCTGTCCATCCCGGGGCGCGTGCTGCTCCTGCTCCTCGCTCTGTTCGGCCTGCTGCCGGTGTACTGGCTCACGGCGACTGCCTTCACGAAGAAGGAGGACGTCTTCTCCCTGGACCGTCCGTTCTTCCCGGTCGACCCGACTTTCGAGAACTTCGTCGGCTTCTTCCAGAACGACCTGCTGCTGAAGAACCTGATGAACAGCATCATCGTCTCCACCGGAACCGCCCTGCTCGCGGTCCTGGTCGGCGGCCTGATGGCGTACTCGCTATCGAAATTCCGCTACCGCGGCCGGAACGCCGTCATGTTCATGTTCCTCATCGGCCAGCTGATCCCCGGCGCCCTTCTGCTCATCTCGCTGTACTTGATGCTGAGCTCGGCCGGGCTGCTGTACACCTACACTGCGCTGATCATCTCGTTCACGACGTTCACACTGCCGCTCGCGGTGTTCCTGTTGAAGGGCATCATCGACGCCCTCCCCGACGACATCATCGAGGCGGCGAAGGTCGATGGCCTGTCGCGCACGGGCACGATGTTCCGCATCGTGTTCCCGCTCGTGGTCCCCGGTCTCATCACCGCGGGCATGTTCGCGTTCATGCGCGGCTGGAGCGATCTGCTCTTCGCCCTCACGCTCGCCGGCCCCGACAAGCAGACTCTGCCCGCCGGACTCACCCAGGCGTTCATCCGCGAGGGCACGGCCGACTGGCCGGCACTCATGGCGGCGTCCCTCATCACCTCCCTCCCGCTCGTCATCATCTTCATCCTCCTGCAGCGCTACTTCGTCTCCGGCCTCGCCGCCGGAGCGGTCAAGGGCTAG